From Streptomyces sp. TLI_053, a single genomic window includes:
- a CDS encoding phosphopantetheine-binding protein gives MADVNSRLAALWTELLGCEDVTEDSDFFESGGTSVVAVYLAAEIQDRLRIEIDAIEIVTHRTFGELAALVGGRVPGEVV, from the coding sequence GTGGCAGATGTGAACAGCCGCCTGGCGGCACTGTGGACCGAGCTCCTCGGGTGCGAGGACGTCACCGAGGACTCGGACTTCTTCGAGTCCGGCGGCACCTCGGTGGTGGCCGTGTACCTCGCGGCCGAGATCCAGGACCGGCTGCGGATCGAGATCGACGCGATCGAGATCGTCACCCACCGGACGTTCGGCGAACTCGCGGCGCTGGTCGGCGGGCGGGTTCCCGGGGAAGTGGTCTGA
- a CDS encoding glycerophosphodiester phosphodiesterase, whose amino-acid sequence MHPFLDHPGPLAFAHRGGDLGRPENSSAAFEAAVALGYRYLETDVHATADGVLVAFHDSRLDRVTDRTGALSELPWRTVRQARIGGTEPVPLLEDLLGAFPEARFNIDVKAAPAVGPLVEAVRRTGAWDRVCVGGFSDARLAAVRAAAGPRLATSLGPREVARLRLRSLAGPLGRGGGAPWAGICAQVPERHKGVRVVDRAFVRTAHRLGLQVHVWTVDDATRIRALLDLGVDGIMADRIDVLRDVLRERGCWPHDGNGSSTVIGTAP is encoded by the coding sequence ATGCACCCCTTCCTCGACCATCCGGGGCCGCTCGCCTTCGCGCACCGGGGCGGTGACCTCGGGCGGCCGGAGAACTCGTCGGCCGCGTTCGAGGCCGCCGTCGCCCTCGGGTACCGGTACCTGGAGACGGACGTCCACGCCACGGCCGACGGCGTGCTGGTGGCGTTCCACGACAGCCGGCTCGACCGGGTCACCGACCGCACCGGGGCACTGTCCGAGCTGCCGTGGCGCACCGTGCGGCAGGCCCGGATCGGCGGCACCGAGCCGGTGCCGCTGCTGGAGGACCTGCTCGGCGCGTTCCCCGAGGCCCGCTTCAACATCGACGTCAAGGCGGCGCCCGCCGTCGGCCCGCTGGTCGAGGCGGTGCGCCGGACCGGGGCCTGGGACCGGGTCTGCGTCGGCGGCTTCTCCGACGCCCGGCTCGCCGCCGTACGGGCCGCCGCCGGGCCCCGGCTGGCCACCTCGCTCGGCCCGCGCGAGGTCGCGCGGCTGCGGCTGCGCTCGCTGGCCGGGCCGCTCGGGCGCGGCGGCGGGGCGCCGTGGGCCGGGATCTGCGCCCAGGTGCCCGAGCGGCACAAGGGCGTCCGGGTGGTCGACCGGGCCTTCGTCCGGACCGCGCACCGCCTGGGCCTGCAGGTTCACGTCTGGACTGTGGACGACGCCACACGGATCCGGGCTCTCCTCGACCTGGGTGTGGATGGCATCATGGCCGATCGCATCGACGTCCTGCGCGATGTCCTCCGCGAGCGCGGATGCTGGCCCCACGACGGCAACGGCTCCAGCACGGTGATAGGAACCGCCCCATGA
- a CDS encoding MFS transporter: MQFGWYINDWANAAFSATVLTVFLGPYLTSVAKEAADARGNVHPLGLSIRAGSFFPYTVSFSVLLSVGAMLLLGTVADRTGRHKELMCGAAYVGSAATMGMFFLGGDRYLLGGGLLVVANIAYAVSVALSYAYLPGLASPDERDKVSSKGWAYGYAGGGLLLIANLALFQGHDAFGLDSGTAVRICLASAGLWWAVFTLVPLLRLPSRAGVLPGQPPGTAQGPRDARPAAGSLRELGRTLRGMRRYPLTLLYLGAFLCYNDGIQTVVSQASLYGSEELGMDQTSLVVAVLLVQIVAIGGALLLGRIAHRFGAKSTVLGSLVGWVVTLALGYFMPAHQPAWFYALACMIGLVLGGSQALSRSLFSHMIPAGREAEYFSVYKVSDRGTSWMGPLVFGLAYQITGSYRSAIISLLVFFVIGFAVLLKVPVRRAIEAVGNPVPERL; encoded by the coding sequence ATGCAGTTCGGCTGGTACATCAACGACTGGGCCAACGCGGCCTTCTCCGCCACCGTCCTCACGGTCTTCCTCGGTCCGTACCTGACCTCCGTCGCCAAGGAGGCGGCCGACGCCCGGGGCAATGTGCACCCGCTCGGCCTGTCGATCCGGGCGGGCTCGTTCTTCCCGTACACGGTGTCGTTCTCGGTGCTGCTGTCGGTCGGCGCGATGCTGCTGCTGGGGACGGTCGCGGACCGCACCGGGCGGCACAAGGAGCTGATGTGCGGGGCCGCCTACGTCGGCTCGGCCGCGACGATGGGCATGTTCTTCCTCGGCGGCGACCGCTACCTGCTCGGCGGCGGCCTGCTGGTGGTCGCGAACATCGCGTACGCGGTGTCGGTCGCGCTCTCCTACGCCTACCTCCCCGGCCTGGCCTCGCCCGACGAGCGGGACAAGGTGTCCTCCAAGGGCTGGGCCTACGGCTACGCGGGCGGCGGCCTGCTGCTGATCGCCAACCTGGCGCTGTTCCAGGGCCACGACGCGTTCGGACTGGACTCCGGCACCGCCGTGCGGATCTGCCTGGCCTCGGCCGGGCTGTGGTGGGCGGTCTTCACCCTGGTGCCGCTGCTGCGGCTGCCCTCGCGGGCCGGTGTGCTCCCGGGGCAGCCGCCCGGGACGGCGCAGGGCCCCCGGGACGCCCGACCGGCCGCCGGGAGCCTGCGCGAACTCGGCCGCACCCTGCGCGGCATGCGCCGCTACCCGCTGACGCTGCTCTACCTGGGCGCCTTCCTCTGCTACAACGACGGCATCCAGACCGTCGTCTCGCAGGCCTCGCTCTACGGCAGCGAGGAACTGGGCATGGACCAGACCTCGCTGGTCGTCGCCGTGCTGCTGGTGCAGATCGTGGCGATCGGCGGCGCACTGCTGCTCGGCCGGATCGCGCACCGCTTCGGCGCCAAGAGCACCGTGCTCGGCTCGCTGGTCGGCTGGGTGGTCACCCTCGCGCTCGGCTACTTCATGCCGGCCCACCAGCCCGCCTGGTTCTACGCCCTGGCCTGCATGATCGGCCTGGTGCTCGGCGGCAGCCAGGCGCTCTCGCGCTCGCTGTTCTCGCACATGATCCCGGCCGGGCGGGAGGCCGAGTACTTCAGCGTCTACAAGGTCAGCGACCGCGGCACCAGCTGGATGGGCCCGCTGGTCTTCGGCCTGGCCTACCAGATCACGGGCAGCTACCGCTCGGCGATCATCTCGCTGCTGGTGTTCTTCGTGATCGGCTTCGCCGTGCTGCTGAAGGTCCCCGTCCGGCGCGCGATCGAGGCGGTCGGCAACCCGGTGCCCGAGCGGCTCTGA
- a CDS encoding ABC transporter ATP-binding protein, producing the protein MHRFPEPDPGEPALGSPGRYLLWLASAHRASAVLAVGYGVLCTLAQAFVPAAIGRGVDRGLIAGDRGALVTWCAVVLGLGVTQAVAGTLRDRCSVTNRFGAAYRTMQLVTRKAARLGAELPHRVSAGTVVSVGATDITRIGAALESTARGGGAVVSIAVVAGVMLTVSWQLGLVALVGVPLSAAAIAALMRLLHTRQHGLRKEQGALADLAVDIVDGLRVLRGIGGERVFADRYRERSQRVRHEGVRVAGVESSVAAGRLLLPGLLVTVIVWLGAHFVGTGRMSPGALVAFYGYAVFLAEQLRRATSMVDQLTRAFVAARMVTDLLAMEPGLDPGGREPGTEDARGPLRDPGSGLEIPPDRFVAVACARPDDMRLLADRLGRYVDSPATLGGIPLAAFPLAEVRRRILVVDHDARLFSGTLATQLDPHGPADGDTDGSPDGSPDGGSTAGDGAGADGGTDRLRRALDTASAHDVVAALPEGLNQEITGGREFSGGQRQRLNLVRALLADPDTLVLVEPTSALDAHTEARVAERLGAHRRGRSTVVFTTSPILLDRADHVVLVEGGTVVAEGRHGELLADARYRTVVTREVTVA; encoded by the coding sequence ATGCACCGTTTCCCCGAACCCGACCCCGGCGAGCCCGCCCTCGGCTCCCCCGGCCGCTACCTGCTGTGGCTCGCGTCCGCCCACCGCGCCTCCGCGGTCCTCGCCGTCGGCTACGGCGTGCTCTGCACCCTGGCCCAGGCCTTCGTGCCCGCCGCGATCGGCCGCGGGGTCGACCGGGGGCTCATCGCCGGGGACCGGGGTGCGCTGGTCACCTGGTGCGCCGTGGTCCTCGGGCTCGGCGTCACCCAGGCCGTGGCCGGCACCCTGCGCGACCGCTGCTCGGTGACCAACCGGTTCGGGGCCGCCTACCGCACCATGCAGCTCGTCACCCGCAAGGCGGCCCGGCTGGGCGCGGAACTGCCCCACCGGGTCTCCGCCGGGACGGTGGTGAGCGTCGGTGCCACCGACATCACCCGGATCGGCGCCGCCCTGGAGAGCACCGCCCGCGGCGGCGGCGCCGTGGTGTCCATCGCGGTCGTCGCCGGCGTCATGCTGACCGTCTCCTGGCAGCTCGGCCTGGTCGCCCTGGTGGGCGTACCGCTGTCGGCGGCGGCGATCGCCGCGCTGATGCGGCTGCTGCACACCAGGCAGCACGGCCTGCGGAAGGAACAGGGCGCGCTGGCGGACCTCGCCGTGGACATCGTCGACGGCCTCCGGGTCCTGCGCGGCATCGGCGGCGAGCGGGTCTTCGCCGACCGGTACCGCGAGCGCTCGCAGCGGGTGCGCCACGAGGGGGTCCGGGTCGCGGGGGTGGAGTCGAGCGTGGCCGCCGGACGGCTGCTGCTGCCCGGGCTCCTCGTCACGGTGATCGTCTGGCTCGGGGCCCACTTCGTCGGCACCGGCCGGATGAGCCCGGGCGCGCTGGTCGCCTTCTACGGGTACGCCGTCTTCCTCGCCGAGCAGCTGCGCCGCGCGACCTCCATGGTCGACCAGCTGACCAGGGCGTTCGTCGCGGCCCGGATGGTGACCGACCTCCTCGCGATGGAACCCGGGCTCGACCCGGGCGGGCGGGAGCCCGGTACCGAGGATGCGCGGGGGCCGCTGCGGGACCCCGGATCGGGCCTGGAGATCCCGCCGGACCGGTTCGTCGCCGTCGCCTGCGCCCGGCCGGACGACATGCGGCTGCTGGCCGACCGGCTCGGCCGGTACGTGGACTCCCCGGCCACCCTCGGCGGCATCCCGCTGGCCGCGTTCCCGCTCGCCGAGGTGCGCCGCCGGATCCTGGTGGTGGACCACGACGCCCGGCTGTTCTCCGGCACCCTCGCCACCCAGCTCGATCCGCACGGCCCGGCGGACGGCGACACGGACGGCAGCCCGGACGGCAGCCCGGACGGCGGCAGCACGGCGGGCGACGGCGCCGGCGCGGACGGCGGCACGGACCGGCTGCGGAGGGCGCTCGACACCGCCTCGGCCCACGACGTCGTCGCGGCGCTGCCCGAGGGCCTCAACCAGGAGATCACCGGCGGCCGGGAGTTCTCCGGCGGCCAGCGGCAACGGCTCAACCTGGTCCGGGCCCTGCTCGCGGACCCGGACACGCTGGTCCTGGTCGAACCGACCAGCGCGCTCGACGCCCACACCGAGGCCCGCGTCGCCGAACGGCTGGGCGCCCACCGGCGCGGCCGCTCGACCGTGGTGTTCACCACCAGCCCGATCCTGCTGGACCGCGCCGACCACGTCGTGCTCGTCGAGGGAGGGACCGTCGTGGCCGAGGGCCGGCACGGCGAACTGCTTGCCGACGCCCGCTACCGGACCGTCGTCACCAGGGAGGTGACGGTCGCATGA
- a CDS encoding peptide ligase PGM1-related protein gives MLIMPGARTARTAARNAHAIRVLIGNDFSEDVRTDRGWTGWWVQRIAWFAEDGDVLVLPVRPEEDFLEYVTSSTGVRRESLTVVVPPAHAGSEGTLSPARLADPEFVEALELAVGEREVTHLSALWPDAAVARLATVLGVRDAMPGHGFVDQAGGVMVNSKSAFRTVAGGVGVPMPEGAVLVSPQVAEEAILDLLGGGPVMVKHDFLSGGRGNEVLTTGESFRPIGARRVITVAGREDVRAYLRERWEWLTAGGRGRPVAERYVRDSSAFFSEFLLTDEGVELTGDGELLSAPYAVGQIMPSQGLEPEVLERILDGGRRLAEALHAIGYRGVLGPDAIVTPDREVLFTEYNGRVTGSTHIYGRIGGIVVGEGFGKDRIVLERVWPEGWATTSFSAALAAVEGAGLRYDPATRTGVVLTNAFDGNNGVMYCIVAEDLAAAWACDRALKPVFAVPGPGGSGA, from the coding sequence ATGCTGATCATGCCCGGCGCGCGGACCGCGCGGACGGCCGCCCGGAACGCGCACGCCATCCGCGTCCTCATCGGCAACGACTTCAGCGAGGACGTGCGCACCGACCGCGGCTGGACCGGCTGGTGGGTGCAGCGGATCGCCTGGTTCGCCGAGGACGGCGACGTCCTCGTCCTGCCGGTGCGCCCCGAGGAGGACTTCCTGGAGTACGTGACCTCGTCGACCGGCGTGCGGCGGGAGAGCCTCACCGTCGTCGTCCCGCCGGCCCACGCCGGCAGCGAGGGCACCCTCTCCCCCGCCCGGCTGGCCGACCCGGAGTTCGTCGAGGCGCTCGAACTGGCCGTCGGCGAGCGGGAGGTGACCCATCTGTCGGCCCTGTGGCCGGACGCCGCGGTGGCCCGGCTCGCCACCGTCCTCGGGGTGCGGGACGCGATGCCGGGCCACGGCTTCGTGGACCAGGCGGGCGGGGTGATGGTCAACAGCAAGTCGGCGTTCCGGACCGTCGCCGGCGGTGTGGGAGTGCCGATGCCGGAGGGCGCCGTGCTCGTCAGCCCCCAGGTCGCCGAGGAGGCGATCCTGGACCTGCTCGGCGGCGGCCCGGTGATGGTCAAGCACGACTTCCTCTCCGGCGGGCGCGGCAACGAGGTCCTGACGACGGGCGAGAGCTTCCGCCCGATCGGCGCCCGCCGGGTGATCACCGTCGCCGGCCGCGAGGACGTGCGGGCCTACCTGCGGGAGCGGTGGGAGTGGCTGACCGCCGGCGGCCGGGGGCGGCCGGTCGCGGAGCGCTACGTCCGCGACAGCTCCGCGTTCTTCTCGGAGTTCCTCCTCACCGACGAGGGCGTGGAGCTGACCGGTGACGGCGAACTGCTCTCCGCCCCCTACGCGGTCGGGCAGATCATGCCCTCCCAGGGCCTGGAACCGGAGGTGCTCGAACGGATCCTCGACGGCGGCCGCCGGCTGGCCGAGGCGCTGCACGCGATCGGCTACCGGGGCGTCCTCGGCCCGGACGCGATCGTGACCCCGGACCGCGAGGTGCTCTTCACCGAGTACAACGGCCGGGTCACCGGCTCCACCCACATCTACGGCCGGATCGGCGGGATCGTGGTGGGCGAGGGCTTCGGCAAGGACCGGATCGTCCTCGAACGGGTGTGGCCGGAGGGCTGGGCGACCACCTCGTTCTCGGCCGCCCTCGCCGCCGTGGAGGGCGCCGGCCTGCGCTACGACCCGGCCACCCGGACCGGGGTCGTGCTGACCAACGCCTTCGACGGCAACAACGGGGTCATGTACTGCATCGTGGCCGAGGACCTGGCCGCCGCCTGGGCCTGCGACCGGGCGCTGAAGCCGGTGTTCGCGGTTCCCGGGCCGGGCGGTTCCGGGGCCTGA
- a CDS encoding amino acid adenylation domain-containing protein, which yields MTDTASIRSGARHGHLDGATEIDLATDRPRATAGPYRPGTERLPLPAATAALLDEVSGSAGVPPSITVLTAWAAVLHRHTGQSDLLLGLATGPGTGPGVRPLLLRLRPAAPFAEELLRVHAAADATAATTTDAGAAAPHRAPPELRALAGHPGDRELREAAPDLALSLEREDGAAGLCLRYNTGLLARSTALWVLGHCLTLLGEALADPGRPVRELRVQDEPPAAPWSLPVPAGFTAPAPPGPGETLVDRFLRTAAEHAGRTAVTGPSGTLDYAGLERVTAATARRLRRFGGPGRRVALLCAHDIGAVVGAWSVLRTGAAYVPLDPRQPDGRLTRLLLDVDAAAVVCDPELAERAALLARGRQIVPLDPTDPGADPGPVPGAEPRPGAGEPPAAGADALAYLLHTSGSTGRPKAVMQTRGNVLAHALTYADRIRLGPGDQVPLLARHTFDAAVMDLYGALLTGATLHVLDPLLPAPRLRERLGAAGATVLHCTPTVFRHLTGDLAEDAAGHEAALGTVRVVVLGGEEAGRHDLRRFLRAFPDGSALVNGLGPTECTLVTQHLAGRADLGGGALPVGGPVDGVRIRLLDTDGHPTELRGELEVRGDRVATGYWNQPEVTAGAFGTAPDGTRYYRTGDLVRRRADGALVFLGRGDRQIKIRGHRIEPGEIEAVLRGHPTVAEAVLTVDTRRPTARLVAYVTPATAFPPDAEELGRYLARTLPEHAVPWRVVALERLPLGPTGKLDRAALPAPEEAPAGIGDAPDTPTERAVADVWCRVLGVPSARLHSNFVASGGDSVQLLTLLTELRAELGVELDLLEVLAAPTVATMAHLIERENRC from the coding sequence ATGACGGACACCGCGTCGATCCGGTCCGGGGCCCGGCACGGGCACCTCGACGGGGCGACGGAGATCGACCTGGCCACCGACCGGCCCCGGGCCACCGCCGGACCGTACCGGCCCGGGACCGAGCGCCTGCCGCTTCCCGCCGCCACGGCGGCCCTCCTGGACGAGGTGAGCGGCTCGGCGGGAGTTCCCCCGTCGATCACGGTGCTCACCGCCTGGGCCGCCGTGCTGCACCGGCACACCGGGCAGTCGGACCTGCTGCTGGGCCTGGCCACCGGCCCGGGGACCGGTCCCGGGGTCCGGCCGCTGCTCCTGCGGCTGCGGCCGGCGGCCCCGTTCGCCGAGGAGCTCCTCCGCGTCCACGCCGCCGCCGACGCCACCGCTGCCACCACCACCGACGCCGGCGCCGCCGCCCCGCACCGCGCTCCGCCGGAGCTGCGCGCCCTCGCCGGCCACCCCGGCGATCGCGAGCTGCGCGAAGCGGCGCCGGACCTCGCCCTGTCGCTGGAGCGCGAGGACGGGGCCGCCGGCCTCTGCCTGCGCTACAACACCGGCCTGCTCGCCCGCTCGACCGCCCTCTGGGTGCTCGGCCACTGCCTGACCCTGCTCGGGGAGGCCCTGGCCGACCCCGGACGGCCGGTCCGGGAGCTGCGGGTGCAGGACGAGCCGCCCGCCGCCCCCTGGTCGCTGCCGGTCCCGGCCGGCTTCACCGCCCCCGCACCGCCCGGGCCGGGCGAAACCCTGGTCGACCGGTTCCTGCGGACCGCGGCCGAGCACGCCGGCCGCACCGCCGTGACCGGCCCCTCCGGCACGCTCGACTACGCCGGGCTGGAGCGCGTCACCGCCGCGACGGCCCGGCGGCTGCGCCGCTTCGGCGGCCCCGGCAGGCGCGTCGCACTGCTCTGCGCCCACGACATCGGCGCCGTGGTCGGCGCCTGGTCGGTACTCAGGACCGGCGCGGCGTACGTCCCGCTGGACCCCCGCCAGCCGGACGGCCGGCTGACCAGGCTGCTGCTCGACGTCGACGCCGCCGCGGTCGTCTGCGACCCCGAACTCGCCGAGCGCGCCGCGCTCCTGGCCCGCGGCCGGCAGATCGTCCCGCTGGACCCGACCGATCCGGGCGCCGACCCGGGCCCGGTCCCCGGCGCCGAGCCGCGGCCCGGCGCCGGGGAGCCTCCCGCCGCCGGTGCCGACGCGCTCGCCTACCTCCTGCACACCTCGGGCTCCACCGGAAGGCCGAAGGCGGTGATGCAGACCCGGGGCAACGTCCTCGCGCACGCGCTCACCTACGCGGACCGGATCCGTCTCGGCCCGGGCGACCAGGTGCCGCTGCTGGCCCGCCACACCTTCGACGCGGCCGTGATGGACCTCTACGGCGCGCTGCTGACCGGAGCCACCCTCCACGTGCTGGACCCGCTGCTGCCGGCGCCCCGGCTGCGCGAGCGGCTGGGCGCCGCCGGGGCCACCGTGCTGCACTGCACCCCGACCGTCTTCCGACACCTGACCGGCGACCTCGCCGAGGACGCGGCAGGCCACGAGGCCGCGCTCGGGACCGTCCGGGTCGTGGTGCTCGGCGGCGAGGAGGCCGGCCGGCACGACCTCCGTCGCTTCCTCAGGGCCTTCCCCGACGGCAGCGCCCTGGTCAACGGTCTCGGCCCGACCGAGTGCACCCTGGTCACCCAGCACCTCGCCGGCCGGGCCGACCTCGGCGGCGGTGCCCTCCCGGTGGGCGGACCGGTCGACGGGGTACGGATCCGCCTCCTCGACACGGACGGGCACCCCACCGAGCTCCGCGGCGAGCTGGAGGTCCGCGGCGACCGGGTGGCCACCGGCTACTGGAACCAGCCCGAGGTCACCGCCGGGGCGTTCGGCACCGCACCGGACGGCACCCGGTACTACCGCACCGGCGACCTGGTGCGGCGCCGCGCCGACGGGGCGCTGGTGTTCCTGGGCCGCGGGGACCGGCAGATCAAGATCCGCGGCCACCGGATCGAGCCCGGGGAGATCGAGGCGGTGCTCCGCGGCCACCCCACGGTCGCGGAGGCCGTACTGACCGTCGACACCCGGCGGCCGACGGCCCGGCTGGTCGCGTACGTGACCCCGGCGACGGCCTTCCCGCCGGACGCCGAGGAGTTGGGGCGCTACCTGGCCCGCACCCTGCCCGAGCACGCCGTGCCCTGGCGGGTGGTCGCCCTGGAGCGGCTGCCGCTCGGCCCGACCGGCAAGCTCGACCGCGCCGCGCTGCCCGCGCCGGAGGAGGCCCCGGCCGGCATCGGCGACGCCCCGGACACCCCGACCGAGCGGGCGGTCGCCGACGTGTGGTGCCGGGTCCTCGGCGTCCCGTCGGCGCGGCTGCACAGCAACTTCGTCGCCAGCGGCGGGGATTCGGTCCAGCTGCTGACCCTGCTCACCGAACTCCGGGCCGAACTCGGGGTCGAGCTGGACCTCCTGGAGGTCCTCGCCGCCCCCACCGTCGCCACCATGGCCCACCTGATCGAACGGGAGAACCGATGCTGA
- a CDS encoding ABC transporter ATP-binding protein, with translation MSALPVATPREVRGYARRLALRYPGQLSVSLLLHALATAAGLVAPKLLGGLVEDAGRGGGIDGATGTALTIGAAVVAQAVLTRFALLASLRLSEKVLARLREEFVDRVLALPLATVERAGPGELITRTTRDVDVLAGTVQLAVPDTLVALATVALTLGAVALTAPVLVLPCLVAVPVLWLSTAWYLRRARAGYLRANASYARLTGGLGETVDGARTVDALRLADHRFARVNEDIAESYAAERRTLYLRSVYLPIADTGYVLPVVATLLIGGLLYLDGRVSLAAVTAATLYVQQIIGPVDRLLYWMDELQVGGASLARILGVHGPASEAGSTAGTETGGATGTGTGRPTGTGTDGTTAADPGGRGGTGGTGAGKDIVLKGVSHAYREGQDVLHSVDLTIRAGERIAVVGPSGAGKSTLAGLLAGLHSPTAGSITIGGTAMSAVPVAELRRRIALVTQEHHVFRGTLRDNLLIARPDAAEHELEHALKAVDAWDWACELGPDTEVGSGAAPLSPIQAQQLALARLVLSDPIAVVLDEATSLLDPRAARQLERALAAVLAGRSVVAVAHRLHTAHDADRVVVMEDGRITETGSHEQLVRQGGPYARLWRSWHGDRAESADRPD, from the coding sequence ATGAGCGCCCTTCCCGTCGCAACGCCCCGCGAGGTGCGCGGCTACGCCAGGCGGCTCGCCCTCCGGTACCCGGGACAGCTCTCGGTGTCCCTGCTGCTGCACGCCCTCGCCACCGCGGCGGGGCTGGTCGCGCCGAAACTGCTCGGCGGGCTGGTCGAGGACGCGGGCCGGGGCGGCGGCATCGACGGCGCCACCGGGACCGCGCTGACGATCGGTGCCGCCGTCGTGGCCCAGGCCGTCCTCACCCGCTTCGCGCTGCTCGCCTCGCTGCGGCTCAGCGAGAAGGTCCTCGCCCGGTTGCGCGAGGAGTTCGTCGACCGGGTGCTCGCCCTGCCGCTGGCCACGGTGGAACGGGCCGGCCCGGGCGAGCTGATCACCCGGACCACCCGGGACGTCGACGTGCTGGCCGGCACCGTGCAACTCGCCGTCCCCGACACCCTGGTGGCACTCGCCACGGTCGCCCTGACGCTGGGCGCGGTGGCCCTCACCGCACCCGTGCTGGTCCTGCCGTGCCTGGTCGCCGTGCCCGTCCTGTGGCTGTCCACCGCCTGGTACCTGCGCCGCGCCCGGGCCGGCTACCTGCGGGCGAACGCCTCGTACGCCCGGCTCACCGGCGGCCTCGGCGAGACCGTCGACGGGGCGCGCACGGTGGACGCGCTGCGACTGGCCGACCACCGCTTCGCACGGGTCAACGAGGACATCGCCGAGTCCTACGCCGCCGAGCGCCGCACGCTGTACCTGCGCAGCGTCTACCTGCCGATCGCCGACACCGGCTATGTGCTGCCGGTGGTCGCCACCCTGCTGATCGGCGGCCTGCTGTACCTCGACGGCCGTGTCTCGCTGGCGGCCGTCACGGCGGCCACCCTGTACGTGCAGCAGATCATCGGCCCGGTGGACCGGCTGCTGTACTGGATGGACGAACTGCAGGTCGGCGGGGCCTCGCTGGCCCGGATCCTCGGGGTGCACGGGCCCGCGTCCGAGGCGGGCAGCACGGCCGGGACGGAAACGGGCGGTGCGACCGGGACGGGGACCGGCAGGCCGACCGGGACGGGCACGGACGGTACGACCGCGGCCGACCCGGGCGGTAGGGGCGGTACGGGCGGTACCGGCGCCGGGAAGGACATCGTCCTGAAGGGCGTGTCGCACGCCTACCGGGAGGGCCAGGACGTCCTGCACTCCGTCGATCTGACGATCCGGGCCGGCGAGCGGATCGCGGTCGTCGGCCCGTCGGGCGCCGGGAAGAGCACGCTCGCCGGACTGCTGGCCGGGCTGCACAGCCCCACCGCCGGCTCCATCACCATCGGCGGCACCGCGATGTCGGCCGTCCCGGTGGCCGAACTCCGCCGCCGGATCGCGCTGGTGACCCAGGAGCACCACGTCTTCCGCGGCACCCTGCGGGACAACCTGCTGATCGCCCGGCCGGACGCCGCGGAGCACGAACTCGAACACGCGCTGAAGGCGGTCGACGCCTGGGACTGGGCCTGCGAACTCGGCCCGGACACCGAGGTCGGCTCGGGCGCCGCGCCGCTCTCGCCGATCCAGGCGCAGCAGCTGGCCCTCGCCCGGCTGGTGCTGAGCGATCCGATCGCCGTGGTCCTGGACGAGGCCACCTCGCTCCTGGACCCGCGCGCCGCACGGCAGCTGGAACGGGCCCTGGCCGCCGTCCTGGCGGGGCGCTCGGTCGTCGCCGTCGCCCACCGGCTGCACACCGCGCACGACGCCGACCGTGTCGTGGTGATGGAGGACGGCCGGATCACCGAGACCGGCAGCCACGAGCAGTTGGTGCGGCAGGGCGGTCCGTACGCCCGGCTGTGGCGCTCCTGGCACGGCGACCGGGCCGAGTCGGCCGACCGGCCGGACTGA
- a CDS encoding class I SAM-dependent methyltransferase — MTGGRYGEAVFRPEQAGEGERIDFGALAYDRVTMARLHALGVGPGWRCLDIGAGTGTVSRRLLEEAGVAEVLAVDRDVRFLAERAVPGMEVREADVTAPDFAPGRFRLVHARFVLMHLPDHERLVRRLAELVEPGGVLVLGDAVEPAADRDPATPYDRAMRAMWRGLRETIGTDVSWVPSYPRLLRGAGLERVGAEVRVPPLLPGSPISRFWADTFERSRAAMLATGLVDDAGVDEAVRYLDSEDCAALAAGLLTVWGHRPAARPA, encoded by the coding sequence GTGACCGGCGGCCGCTACGGCGAGGCGGTGTTCCGGCCGGAGCAGGCGGGCGAGGGCGAGCGGATCGACTTCGGCGCCCTCGCCTACGACCGGGTCACGATGGCCCGGCTGCACGCCCTCGGGGTCGGCCCCGGCTGGCGCTGCCTCGACATCGGGGCCGGCACCGGCACGGTCTCCCGCCGGCTGCTGGAGGAGGCCGGGGTGGCGGAAGTCCTGGCCGTGGACCGCGATGTGCGCTTCCTCGCCGAGCGGGCCGTGCCCGGGATGGAGGTGCGGGAGGCCGACGTCACCGCCCCCGACTTCGCCCCCGGCCGGTTCCGGCTGGTGCACGCGCGCTTCGTGCTGATGCACCTGCCCGACCACGAGCGGCTGGTCCGGCGGCTGGCCGAACTCGTCGAGCCGGGCGGGGTGCTGGTGCTCGGCGACGCGGTCGAACCGGCCGCCGACCGGGACCCGGCCACCCCGTACGACCGGGCGATGCGGGCGATGTGGCGGGGGCTGCGGGAGACCATCGGCACCGACGTCTCCTGGGTGCCCTCCTACCCGCGCCTGCTGCGCGGGGCGGGGCTCGAACGGGTCGGCGCCGAGGTACGGGTGCCGCCGCTGCTGCCGGGCAGTCCGATCAGCCGGTTCTGGGCGGACACCTTCGAGCGGAGCCGGGCCGCGATGCTCGCCACCGGCCTGGTCGACGACGCGGGGGTGGACGAGGCGGTCCGCTACCTGGACTCCGAGGACTGCGCCGCCCTGGCGGCCGGCCTGCTCACCGTCTGGGGGCACCGGCCCGCCGCCCGCCCGGCCTGA